In the Hordeum vulgare subsp. vulgare chromosome 7H, MorexV3_pseudomolecules_assembly, whole genome shotgun sequence genome, one interval contains:
- the LOC123410879 gene encoding F-box/kelch-repeat protein SKIP25 yields MAAPALAKRLCSPPSPSCRETKRLRPAAPAPMGNKNDAAAAAAEATTTAQLQSQPLLPGLPDHLAQLCLSTLPPRLVHAVCRPWRRLLYAPSFPPFLSLYALLQDAGDGGASFAAYDPIAARWDCLPAPPMPSPPPTLCHPSFLSRRLPLQTVAAAGQLVLVAGSTQSLHPALCRPLVFDPAAAPAPRWKVGPRVPLAPRRWCAAGAARGRVFVAGGVGAGYDLAVARSGATWDPATPSAPWEPLPPLRDGRFSRDAAEAVCSGGKVCMVNLRGSGAKEGAVFDLVAGRWEDMPPGMLAGWKGPAAASPDSGDTIFVVDEERGALNAYDWGSDRWSTVAEAGRLKGAAEMAAGGGRVCVVSHGGAKVVVVDVTPKARRWGSTTQPPPHMWEVEAPAGQRVVSLHVLPRMTRPE; encoded by the coding sequence ATGGCTGCACCCGCGCTGGCCAAGCGCCTCTGCAGCCCTCCCTCCCCTTCTTGCCGGGAAACCAAGCGGCTCCGCCCGGCCGCGCCGGCGCCCATGGGTAACAAGAAcgacgctgccgctgccgctgccgaggcgacgacgacggcgcagTTGCAGTCGCAGCCGCTGCTCCCGGGGCTGCCGGACCACCTCGCGCAGCTCTGCCTCTCGACGCTCCCGCCGCGCCTGGTGCACGCCGTCTGCCGcccgtggcgccggctcctgTACGCGCCGTCGTTCCCGCCCTTCTTGTCCCTCTACGCGCTCCTCCAAGACGCCGGCGACGGCGGCGCGTCCTTCGCGGCCTACGACCCGATCGCCGCGCGGTGGGACTGCCTGCCGGCGCCGCcgatgccgtcgccgcccccgacgctCTGCCACCCGTCGTTCCTCTCCCGCCGGCTGCCGCTCCAGACCGTGGCCGCCGCGGGCCAGCTCGTCCTCGTCGCGGGGTCCACGCAGTCGCTCCACCCGGCACTGTGCCGCCCGCTGGTGTTCGACCCGGCCGCCGCGCCCGCGCCGCGGTGGAAGGTCGGCCCGCGGGTCCCGCTCGCCCCGCGCAGGTGGTGCGCGGCTGGCGCGGCGCGGGGGCGCGTGTTCGTCGCGGGCGGCGTGGGCGCCGGCTACGACCTCGCCGTCGCGCGCTCGGGCGCGACGTGGGACCCCGCCACGCCGTCTGCGCCGTGggagccgctgccgccgctgagggaCGGGCGGTTCAGCCGGGATGCGGCGGAGGCCGTCTGCTCGGGCGGGAAGGTCTGCATGGTCAACCTCCGCGGCAGCGGCGCCAAGGAAGGCGCGGTGTTCGACCTCGTGGCCGGTAGGTGGGAGGACATGCCGCCCGGCATGCTCGCCGGGTGGAAGGGCCCCGCCGCGGCGTCACCGGACAGCGGCGACACGATCTTCGTCGTGGACGAGGAGCGAGGCGCGCTCAACGCCTACGACTGGGGATCCGACCGGTGGAGCACGGTCGCGGAGGCGGGGCGGCTCAAGGGCGCGGCGGAgatggcggccggcggcggcaggGTGTGCGTCGTGTCCCACGGCGGCGCGAAGGTGGTGGTCGTGGACGTGACGCCCAAGGCGAGGAGGTGGGGCTCCACGACGCAGCCGCCGCCGCACATGTGGGAGGTGGAGGCGCCGGCCGGGCAGCGGGTGGTGTCGCTGCATGTGCTGCCCAGGATGACGCGCCCCGAGTAG